In Candidatus Bathyarchaeia archaeon, the following are encoded in one genomic region:
- a CDS encoding superoxide dismutase: MEATKFYALPKLPYGYGDLAPHMSEEQLTIHHSKHHQAYVNAANAILQKLDKARKENTDIDVKSTLKELSWNIGGHLLHSLFWENLAPPSRGGGKPGGMLGDALEKEFGSFERFRKEFTQAAVSVEGSGWAALSYCRQTHRPIIMQIEKHNTNVYPMFRILMVLDVFEHAYYIDYKNDRAKFVETFWNIVNWDEVNNRIKELLK, from the coding sequence AAGCGACCAAGTTTTATGCACTCCCAAAACTGCCATATGGCTATGGCGATTTGGCACCGCATATGTCTGAAGAACAATTAACAATACACCATAGTAAACATCATCAAGCATACGTTAACGCCGCAAACGCAATCCTTCAAAAACTCGACAAAGCACGCAAAGAAAACACAGATATAGACGTTAAATCCACCCTGAAAGAACTCTCATGGAACATAGGCGGACATCTGCTACACTCACTTTTCTGGGAAAACCTTGCACCACCAAGCAGAGGAGGAGGAAAACCAGGCGGAATGCTAGGCGACGCGTTAGAGAAAGAATTTGGAAGTTTTGAAAGGTTCAGAAAAGAGTTCACGCAGGCTGCCGTGAGCGTTGAAGGTTCCGGTTGGGCGGCGTTGTCATATTGTAGGCAGACTCATAGACCCATAATAATGCAAATCGAGAAACACAACACTAATGTTTATCCAATGTTCAGAATTCTGATGGTTTTGGATGTCTTTGAACACGCATACTATATTGATTATAAGAATGACAGAGCCAAATTCGTCGAAACCTTCTGGAACATCGTCAACTGGGACGAAGTAAACAACAGAATCAAAGAACTGCTAAAATGA
- a CDS encoding glutaredoxin family protein → MNIVKIAGKNNKHKVLVYALSTCAWCKMTKQFLKDNSVEYEYVDVDLCNEEDKEKIKKEILNRGGYLSYPTIIIDDKILITGFRKDKLKETLGI, encoded by the coding sequence ATGAACATTGTAAAAATCGCAGGTAAAAACAATAAGCACAAAGTTCTCGTCTACGCATTAAGCACATGCGCATGGTGCAAAATGACGAAACAATTTCTGAAAGATAACAGCGTCGAATACGAGTACGTTGATGTTGACTTGTGCAATGAAGAAGATAAAGAAAAAATCAAAAAAGAAATTTTGAACAGAGGCGGATACCTCAGCTACCCAACGATAATAATTGATGATAAAATTTTGATAACAGGTTTCCGCAAGGACAAGTTAAAGGAGACTTTGGGAATTTGA
- a CDS encoding ferredoxin-thioredoxin reductase catalytic domain-containing protein, giving the protein MITLEQVRQRAEADAKTYGYYLNPNQDFLKDLLEGLKRNEERYGYPSCPCRLASGNFDFDRDIICPCDYRDPDVQEFGACYCALYVRKDVFEGKTPLQPVPERRPLEKQVRAYETVSVSAEKKAETATATARTPSAVKQKLWYCKQCGYVVFREEPPYICPICKAKREMFAEITISMSMQG; this is encoded by the coding sequence TTGATAACTCTTGAACAAGTTCGCCAAAGAGCAGAAGCTGACGCAAAAACGTATGGTTATTACTTGAACCCCAACCAAGATTTCTTGAAAGACCTTCTTGAAGGACTAAAGCGTAATGAAGAACGTTACGGTTATCCATCATGCCCATGCCGGCTTGCTTCTGGAAATTTTGACTTTGACAGAGACATCATATGTCCTTGCGATTATCGAGACCCAGATGTTCAAGAATTTGGAGCGTGTTACTGTGCTTTGTATGTGAGAAAGGATGTTTTTGAAGGAAAAACTCCTCTGCAGCCTGTTCCAGAACGTAGACCGCTGGAAAAACAGGTCAGAGCGTACGAAACTGTTTCGGTCTCGGCAGAAAAGAAAGCTGAAACAGCTACTGCAACAGCGAGAACGCCTTCAGCGGTTAAACAGAAATTGTGGTATTGCAAACAGTGCGGTTACGTAGTTTTCCGAGAAGAGCCACCTTACATCTGTCCGATTTGTAAGGCAAAAAGGGAAATGTTTGCTGAAATAACGATAAGCATGAGCATGCAAGGATAA
- the nth gene encoding endonuclease III, with product MGKKLSNVTLKDKTKVAKIIRLLEKEHPDAKIALNYSNPLELLVATILSAQCTDERVNIVTKQLFKKYRKAEDYANADLKELEQDIKSTGFYRNKARNLKKCCQMLVEKYNSQVPKTMKEMLELPGVARKTANIVLSNAYGIVEGIAVDTHVRRLAKRLGLTENEDAAKIEEDLMQLVPKEKWMRFTDLLIFHGRRVCIAKKPECKKCVLNKLCPSAFTFS from the coding sequence TTGGGGAAAAAACTTTCAAATGTAACTCTTAAAGATAAAACAAAGGTTGCAAAAATAATTAGGCTGCTTGAGAAGGAACATCCCGACGCAAAAATAGCGCTAAACTATTCTAATCCTCTCGAACTTTTGGTAGCCACAATTCTTTCAGCCCAATGCACCGACGAAAGAGTAAACATAGTCACAAAACAACTGTTCAAGAAATACAGAAAAGCAGAAGACTACGCTAATGCAGATTTAAAAGAGCTTGAACAAGACATAAAGAGCACGGGATTTTACAGAAACAAAGCTCGAAACCTCAAAAAATGCTGCCAGATGCTTGTTGAGAAATACAACTCGCAAGTTCCAAAAACAATGAAAGAAATGCTGGAACTACCGGGTGTTGCAAGAAAAACTGCTAACATTGTTCTTTCAAACGCTTATGGCATAGTTGAAGGAATAGCCGTGGACACACATGTTCGCAGACTCGCAAAAAGACTTGGACTGACCGAAAACGAAGACGCAGCCAAAATAGAAGAAGATTTGATGCAGCTAGTTCCGAAAGAAAAGTGGATGCGATTCACGGACTTGCTAATATTTCACGGCAGAAGAGTGTGCATAGCAAAGAAACCAGAATGCAAAAAATGTGTGTTAAATAAACTCTGCCCATCAGCTTTTACATTCAGTTAA
- a CDS encoding class I SAM-dependent methyltransferase, producing MGSSYEEWDQIYRKYPLETLPWELGKPRRILVELVEKNVIKKGKVLDICCGAGTNAVYLAEKGFDVTGIDISQKAIEYAKDKSEKANVKIRFMVQNFLELPFKNEEFDFVFDMGCFHHVEVEDRSVFIKGVYRVLKKGGFYLLVCFSHKNGPAWNHFTKEQIVQLFSSYFKIIKMRHISSVEGDGYRRFFYSVLMTKQ from the coding sequence TTGGGTTCAAGCTATGAAGAGTGGGATCAAATATATAGAAAATACCCATTGGAAACTTTACCTTGGGAGCTTGGTAAACCCCGCAGAATTTTGGTTGAGCTTGTGGAAAAGAACGTGATAAAGAAAGGAAAGGTTCTAGACATCTGTTGTGGCGCTGGAACAAATGCGGTTTACCTTGCTGAAAAAGGTTTTGATGTAACTGGAATTGACATTTCCCAAAAAGCCATAGAGTATGCCAAGGATAAATCAGAAAAAGCGAATGTTAAGATTAGGTTTATGGTGCAAAATTTTCTAGAGCTTCCGTTCAAGAATGAGGAGTTTGATTTTGTATTTGACATGGGTTGCTTCCATCATGTTGAGGTTGAAGACAGAAGCGTTTTCATAAAAGGAGTTTACCGTGTATTAAAGAAAGGTGGCTTTTATCTTTTGGTCTGCTTCAGCCATAAGAACGGTCCTGCATGGAATCACTTCACGAAAGAGCAGATCGTACAGCTTTTCTCAAGCTACTTTAAAATCATAAAAATGAGGCACATATCTTCTGTTGAAGGAGACGGTTACAGACGGTTTTTCTATTCGGTTTTGATGACGAAACAATGA
- a CDS encoding universal stress protein, protein MNKILVPIDGSAASVMAEETAATIAKKTGATVTVLHVMQEVRMSYSLPANVQDELLGSIQQHAESIINSARALFAEEKVKVETEVFSGDPANSILEFAKEYYDLLVIGAHGENEKDPYALGSVTKKVIMYTICPTLIVKKLSPLSNLLVCVDGSKNSIKALKYTLGLAEKLRAKVTLLNVQDQKLYKASPKTAREMGDKILSKSLADAGKTKIKIEKKLEFGVPSDKIVEVAEQGNYDLIVLGSRGLGTIRRFLLGSVSDDVSHKAKCSVLIIPAKA, encoded by the coding sequence TTGAACAAAATTCTTGTCCCCATAGACGGTTCTGCTGCAAGCGTCATGGCTGAAGAAACAGCGGCAACAATCGCCAAGAAGACTGGCGCAACAGTAACAGTACTGCATGTAATGCAAGAAGTGAGAATGAGTTATAGCCTCCCAGCAAACGTACAAGATGAACTTTTAGGCAGCATACAACAGCATGCAGAGTCAATAATAAACAGTGCACGCGCATTATTTGCAGAAGAGAAAGTTAAGGTGGAAACGGAAGTTTTCAGCGGCGACCCGGCAAATAGCATATTAGAGTTTGCGAAGGAATATTACGATTTACTTGTTATTGGAGCCCATGGAGAAAATGAGAAAGACCCTTACGCCTTAGGCAGCGTAACCAAAAAAGTAATAATGTACACGATATGCCCCACATTAATCGTAAAAAAGCTCAGTCCACTGTCAAACTTACTCGTTTGCGTTGACGGTTCAAAAAACTCAATTAAAGCCTTAAAATACACTCTTGGGCTCGCGGAAAAATTACGCGCGAAAGTTACTTTGTTAAATGTGCAAGACCAAAAACTATACAAAGCATCGCCAAAAACCGCTAGGGAAATGGGCGATAAAATTCTCTCAAAAAGCCTTGCAGACGCAGGCAAAACAAAAATAAAAATTGAGAAGAAACTAGAATTTGGCGTTCCTTCAGACAAGATAGTGGAGGTTGCTGAGCAAGGCAACTACGATTTAATCGTTCTGGGAAGCAGAGGTTTGGGAACCATAAGGCGGTTTTTGCTTGGAAGTGTAAGCGACGACGTAAGTCACAAGGCTAAATGTTCAGTCCTGATAATTCCAGCAAAAGCATAG
- a CDS encoding NAD(P)H-dependent oxidoreductase, producing MDKPISILGFAGSLRKDSYNKALLRAALQLLPKDAKLEIYDLEGIPPFNQDLENNMPKKVKEFKAKIKAADALLIATPEHNYSIPGILKNAIDWASRPPGDNSFEDKPVAIMSASTGALGGARAQYHLRQVLVALNMHAINRPEVIVGFVEEKIDEKGNLRDEKTRKKIGQLLKSLVEWVKRLNKE from the coding sequence ATGGACAAGCCAATAAGCATTCTAGGCTTTGCTGGAAGCCTACGAAAAGATTCTTACAATAAGGCACTATTACGTGCAGCCTTACAGCTCTTACCCAAAGATGCGAAACTTGAAATCTACGACCTAGAAGGAATCCCGCCTTTCAATCAAGACTTAGAAAACAACATGCCCAAAAAAGTCAAGGAATTTAAAGCAAAAATCAAAGCGGCAGACGCGCTTCTTATTGCGACTCCAGAACACAACTATTCAATACCCGGCATTCTCAAAAATGCAATTGATTGGGCTTCACGACCGCCAGGAGACAATTCTTTTGAAGACAAGCCAGTGGCTATAATGAGCGCTTCTACTGGAGCTTTAGGCGGAGCAAGGGCACAATATCATCTGCGCCAAGTTCTCGTGGCTCTTAACATGCACGCAATAAACAGGCCAGAAGTTATAGTAGGGTTTGTTGAGGAAAAAATTGATGAGAAAGGCAACTTGAGAGACGAGAAAACCAGGAAGAAAATAGGGCAGTTGTTAAAGAGTTTGGTTGAATGGGTTAAACGGCTTAACAAAGAATAA
- a CDS encoding trypsin-like peptidase domain-containing protein — protein MSSYDEKKVLDILEKVSKSVVNISTIKLVHSIFYQVVPVKGMGSGTIIDPKGYILTNNHVVGGAEKIAVTLWNGEMVEGTLAGTCTVHDIAVVKVNKENLPAAELGDSNTLRVGQRVYAIGNPFGLAGGPSVTSGVISAVNRTIESQNEMLENLVQTDAAINPGNSGGPLVNLEGKVVAINTAIVPFAQGIGFAIPINSAKECTDEIIRGRVYARPWLGIIGLSITDEIARYYDLPIDHGVLVTRVSEGSPADNVGIAVGDIIFRMNNTEISRIEELVREIHKRKVGEKVEILVLRRGREHYFEVALDKMP, from the coding sequence TTGTCTTCTTACGATGAAAAAAAGGTTCTTGACATTCTGGAGAAAGTCAGCAAGAGCGTTGTTAACATAAGCACCATTAAACTTGTTCACTCCATTTTCTATCAGGTAGTGCCAGTAAAAGGAATGGGTTCTGGAACCATAATCGACCCAAAAGGCTACATACTAACCAACAATCACGTGGTTGGCGGCGCAGAAAAAATCGCAGTTACCCTCTGGAATGGCGAAATGGTTGAAGGAACCTTAGCTGGAACATGCACTGTACACGACATAGCAGTGGTCAAAGTCAACAAAGAAAATCTTCCCGCTGCAGAATTAGGAGATTCCAATACGCTGAGAGTGGGTCAAAGAGTCTACGCTATCGGAAATCCTTTCGGCTTGGCTGGCGGGCCTTCTGTAACTTCTGGCGTCATAAGCGCTGTAAACCGAACCATAGAATCTCAAAATGAAATGTTGGAGAATCTCGTGCAGACAGACGCTGCCATAAATCCTGGAAACAGTGGCGGACCGCTAGTGAATCTTGAGGGGAAGGTTGTTGCGATAAACACTGCTATAGTGCCTTTTGCTCAGGGAATAGGCTTTGCGATTCCAATAAACTCTGCGAAGGAATGCACGGATGAAATAATAAGGGGCAGAGTTTATGCCAGACCGTGGCTTGGTATAATAGGCTTAAGTATTACTGATGAAATAGCGCGGTATTATGACTTGCCCATCGACCATGGCGTTTTGGTGACCAGAGTCTCAGAAGGAAGCCCCGCAGATAACGTGGGAATAGCGGTTGGCGACATAATTTTCAGAATGAACAACACCGAAATCAGTAGAATAGAGGAATTGGTTAGGGAAATTCACAAAAGAAAAGTTGGAGAAAAAGTGGAAATTCTTGTTCTTCGCAGAGGCAGAGAACATTACTTTGAAGTTGCCTTGGACAAGATGCCATAA
- a CDS encoding helix-turn-helix domain-containing protein: MILPCEVAAKSIVPAIKALMAKQLVEKYNLKQDKIAEILGISQSAVSKYTRNVRGYVIKIDKTQEIDSLINRMIDLLLKGTYPRDELLRHFCQTCIIVRKKGLMCQSCKKADPKIKIEECHFCFTSYHEPK; this comes from the coding sequence TTGATACTTCCCTGCGAAGTCGCAGCCAAATCAATAGTGCCCGCCATAAAAGCGCTAATGGCAAAACAACTCGTCGAAAAATACAACCTCAAACAAGACAAGATAGCTGAAATTTTAGGAATATCCCAATCCGCAGTAAGCAAGTACACCCGAAACGTCAGAGGATACGTAATAAAAATTGACAAAACACAAGAAATAGACTCTTTAATAAACCGAATGATTGACCTCCTCCTAAAAGGAACCTATCCAAGAGATGAGCTCCTAAGACATTTTTGCCAAACATGCATAATCGTAAGAAAAAAAGGTTTAATGTGTCAATCCTGCAAAAAAGCAGACCCAAAAATCAAAATAGAAGAATGCCATTTCTGTTTCACCAGCTATCACGAGCCAAAATAG
- a CDS encoding winged helix-turn-helix domain-containing protein produces the protein MKTETHPNPHERAETQASLAESVREWEETCKNCHPPTPIVCMTNCRIWNLKNELRRLHKIISTPNFTPTLLNTLKNTRRLHNLKLISKGHYSIDNLQQELRKIGYNHSLQTIQDEYVTPLLNVGLIEERNNRYCITSFGRQLLDAIKNCDFENGLPPHSECHEEKALHLLLNAPKTFDDFKTVIPTKSIARVLSRLHKAGLIEATKEKDYVFYFKTKRDPEKARFSPTERKIYENIAENGVSAQKLAEKAMISLRRTYKYLRKLKGKKMVFSRKKPKTYSLTAKGIQIASALEKIQKLTEETLVAASRFVNDRETSYLPTLDTSYISTAEKQKKHAR, from the coding sequence ATGAAGACCGAAACCCACCCAAACCCGCATGAACGGGCAGAAACTCAAGCAAGCCTAGCAGAAAGTGTGAGAGAGTGGGAGGAAACATGCAAAAACTGTCATCCACCAACACCTATTGTTTGCATGACAAACTGCAGAATCTGGAACTTAAAGAACGAGCTGAGAAGGCTACACAAGATAATAAGCACCCCAAACTTCACTCCAACATTGCTAAACACTCTAAAAAACACACGACGACTTCACAATCTAAAATTGATTTCAAAAGGACACTACTCAATAGATAATCTCCAACAAGAACTCAGAAAAATAGGCTACAACCATAGCTTACAAACGATACAAGACGAATACGTAACTCCGCTACTGAATGTTGGACTGATTGAGGAAAGAAACAACCGCTACTGCATAACATCCTTCGGGCGCCAGCTCCTAGACGCGATTAAAAATTGCGATTTTGAAAATGGTTTACCGCCTCACTCCGAATGCCACGAAGAAAAAGCCTTACATTTACTGTTAAACGCTCCGAAAACTTTCGACGATTTCAAAACCGTAATTCCGACAAAAAGTATTGCCCGAGTCTTAAGTCGATTACACAAAGCTGGGTTAATAGAAGCTACAAAAGAGAAAGACTACGTTTTCTATTTCAAAACAAAAAGAGACCCGGAAAAAGCAAGGTTTTCTCCGACTGAAAGAAAAATCTACGAAAACATTGCTGAAAATGGAGTATCTGCACAAAAACTCGCAGAAAAAGCCATGATTTCGCTGAGAAGAACATACAAGTATCTTCGAAAACTTAAAGGAAAAAAGATGGTTTTCAGCAGAAAGAAACCCAAAACCTACTCATTAACAGCCAAAGGCATCCAAATAGCATCTGCCTTAGAGAAAATACAAAAATTAACCGAGGAAACTTTAGTAGCTGCATCACGCTTTGTCAATGACAGAGAAACTTCTTATCTTCCAACACTGGACACTTCTTACATCTCTACAGCAGAAAAACAGAAAAAACATGCTCGCTAA
- a CDS encoding F420-nonreducing hydrogenase translates to MKVNIVSLTCCAGCVSSFLNAGDALLEILSQDFDIVYSPTFVDLKEVPQVDLAIVEGGVRTEADEKLIREVRAKSRILVALGICATHGGITSLGNIISVKKLLEKEYFVLETSKLPELEDLMYPICNFVDVDYYIPGCPPMPFLIVHSLKSIVSGKTPTRHQSVVCTECNRKIIAAKLDRLYGIYDKEADPNLCLVSQGFVCLGSLTREGCGAPCPRAGFTCFGCRGPTDSLLYRSRDLYSFLVKVISKRTSIPEEEVKKELYRNPFIFHTFIFSKFERFKARERII, encoded by the coding sequence GTGAAAGTTAACATAGTTTCTTTGACATGCTGTGCTGGATGCGTATCCTCTTTTTTAAATGCAGGCGACGCCCTACTGGAAATTCTTTCTCAAGATTTCGACATAGTTTACTCGCCTACATTTGTTGATTTAAAAGAGGTCCCGCAAGTTGATTTAGCAATAGTTGAAGGCGGAGTTAGAACAGAAGCAGATGAGAAATTAATTAGAGAAGTGCGCGCCAAATCACGCATCCTTGTTGCGTTGGGAATCTGCGCAACTCACGGCGGAATAACAAGCTTAGGCAACATAATTTCCGTAAAGAAACTTTTAGAAAAAGAATACTTCGTTCTAGAAACAAGCAAGCTTCCAGAACTTGAGGATTTGATGTATCCAATCTGCAACTTCGTCGACGTGGACTATTATATTCCAGGATGCCCACCAATGCCTTTCCTCATAGTTCACAGCCTAAAAAGCATCGTAAGCGGAAAAACGCCCACCCGCCACCAGAGCGTAGTATGCACAGAATGCAACAGAAAAATAATCGCTGCAAAACTTGACCGTCTCTACGGAATATATGATAAGGAGGCAGACCCGAACCTTTGTCTAGTCAGCCAGGGCTTCGTCTGTTTAGGGTCTTTGACGCGTGAAGGTTGCGGTGCACCATGTCCAAGAGCAGGTTTCACATGCTTTGGATGTAGAGGACCCACTGATTCTCTGCTTTATCGTTCACGAGACTTGTATTCTTTCCTTGTCAAAGTGATATCGAAAAGAACAAGCATTCCAGAAGAAGAAGTTAAGAAGGAGTTATACCGCAACCCCTTCATCTTCCACACCTTCATTTTCTCAAAATTTGAACGTTTCAAAGCAAGGGAGAGAATCATTTGA
- a CDS encoding Ni/Fe hydrogenase subunit alpha: MTSQREITISPTTRIEGHGKVTIILDEAGNVSDAYFYATEIRGFDYFLRGMEADRLPFIISRICGVCSTAHVLASVKAIENIYGTEITETAKKLRELLLMGQIISNHSLVFFFLILPDFWFSKEEDPSKRNAFQIMRENPEIGRKAIALRSFATKILDTIGKREVHIVSAIPGGLISPLKEKEREELLKAAKEACAITQEAVSLGKELFEKNWEEFRKAGDYKTHYMALTDDDAIEFYEGKIRILNPEGDVFSEFAAQDYMKHVEEKRYEWTYAKFACLKALGCQKGIVQVGPTARVNVNKKTKTEFANRELEEFKRKFGSPTHATLLFDYARLIDLLYACERTRELLEDESITRTDTRVKVKPKGGVGTSVVEAPRGTLAHEYALTRNGRLKSMKLIIPTQVNSAAINLNVKDAATEFIRKGEIKPGLLNRIEMVVRAYDPCIKCATRNATDSLKVEIRNHEGRLLKILS, encoded by the coding sequence TTGACCAGCCAAAGAGAAATAACAATATCGCCGACTACGAGGATTGAGGGACACGGGAAAGTAACAATAATCCTCGACGAGGCTGGAAACGTTTCAGACGCGTATTTTTACGCTACGGAAATCCGCGGCTTCGACTACTTCTTAAGGGGCATGGAGGCAGATAGACTTCCATTCATAATCTCAAGAATATGTGGCGTTTGCTCAACCGCCCATGTGCTTGCTTCAGTAAAAGCCATAGAAAACATTTACGGAACAGAGATAACAGAAACTGCCAAAAAACTTCGAGAGCTTCTTCTCATGGGACAGATAATCAGCAATCACTCTCTTGTCTTCTTTTTCTTGATATTGCCAGATTTTTGGTTCTCAAAGGAGGAAGACCCGTCAAAAAGAAATGCTTTCCAAATAATGCGCGAAAATCCAGAAATAGGCAGAAAAGCCATTGCCTTAAGAAGTTTTGCAACTAAAATCTTGGACACCATTGGGAAACGTGAAGTTCACATAGTGTCAGCAATACCGGGTGGTTTAATAAGTCCGCTTAAGGAAAAGGAACGAGAAGAACTGCTGAAAGCGGCAAAAGAAGCTTGTGCAATCACGCAAGAGGCAGTCAGTTTAGGAAAGGAACTTTTCGAGAAAAATTGGGAAGAGTTCAGAAAAGCTGGGGACTACAAGACACATTACATGGCTTTAACAGATGATGACGCCATAGAATTTTACGAAGGCAAAATACGCATCTTAAACCCGGAAGGCGATGTTTTCTCAGAGTTTGCAGCACAAGATTACATGAAACACGTCGAAGAAAAACGGTATGAATGGACATATGCAAAGTTTGCTTGTCTAAAAGCCTTGGGATGCCAAAAAGGAATCGTTCAAGTCGGACCAACCGCTCGGGTGAACGTGAACAAAAAGACAAAAACAGAATTTGCAAACAGAGAATTGGAAGAGTTCAAACGAAAATTTGGAAGCCCAACGCATGCTACTTTGCTTTTTGATTACGCACGCCTAATAGACCTTCTCTACGCTTGTGAGAGAACACGAGAACTGTTAGAAGACGAGAGCATAACGCGAACTGATACCAGAGTCAAAGTTAAACCTAAAGGCGGCGTAGGCACAAGCGTTGTTGAAGCTCCAAGAGGAACACTCGCTCATGAATACGCACTAACTCGTAATGGACGATTGAAAAGCATGAAGTTGATAATACCGACCCAAGTGAACAGTGCAGCTATAAATCTTAACGTTAAAGATGCTGCAACAGAATTCATACGGAAAGGCGAAATCAAACCGGGACTTTTGAACAGAATAGAGATGGTTGTTCGCGCCTATGACCCATGTATAAAATGTGCTACTAGAAACGCAACAGACAGCTTGAAAGTGGAGATAAGAAATCACGAAGGCAGACTGCTGAAGATTTTAAGTTAA
- a CDS encoding 4Fe-4S binding protein, with protein MAKIVIDYSKCVGDRDKICVEICPVSVFRNAKSEKPKIVNEENCILCRTCQVNCPGQAIKILT; from the coding sequence ATGGCTAAAATAGTAATTGACTATTCCAAGTGTGTTGGGGACCGTGATAAAATCTGCGTGGAGATATGCCCAGTTTCCGTTTTTCGCAATGCGAAGTCGGAAAAACCAAAAATCGTGAATGAAGAAAACTGCATTTTATGTAGAACGTGCCAAGTGAACTGTCCCGGGCAAGCCATAAAAATCTTAACTTAA